Sequence from the Blastocatellia bacterium genome:
GGCGAGCCTTCGACGACGGTGACGCGGTGGCCGGCGCGCTCGACCAGTTGCGCGTCGTCTGTAGCGGTGTAGCCCTCGGCATAGGCGCGGTCGTAAGCCGACTTGATGACCTCGTAGCGAAAGGCTTGCGGCGTCTGCGCGTGGTAGATGCGCTTGCGGTCGAGCGTCCGCTGGACGCGCCCACGATGAACCTGCTTGATGGTGTCCGTAGCCGCCAGCGCCAACAGCGCCGCGCCGCTCGCCTCGGCGCGCTCGATCACCTGCCTGATCTCTTCGGGGCGCACGAAAGGCCGCACCGCGTCATGCACGGCGACGACGCCGGCCGTCTCCGCATTGATCACCTGCAAGCCGCGATACACAGAATCCTGGCGCTCGGCGCCGCCGCCGACGACGCGGGCGATCTTCTTGAGGTTATGCCGCGAGATCAATGCCAGCACGTCACTGGTGAGGTTGGGTTGCAGGACGAGAATCACCTGATGCACGGCGTCGCAGGCTTCAAAGCGGCGCAGCGTGTGGACGAGCAGCGGCACGCCTCGCAGCTCCATCATCTGCTTGGCGCGGTCGGCCTGCATGCGCGCGCCGATGCCGGCAGCGGGAATAACGGCGATGTTCAGCCTGCGGTCACTCACTGCGTCGCCGTCGAGGTATGGCGCGGGGCGGGCGCCGGTCGCCCGTCGTCGTTGAAACGGCCAAAGATCATCTTGCCCGCCGTCGTCTGCAAGACGCTCGTCACCGAGACATCGATGTTCTTGCCGATCATGCGCCGCGCGTTATCGACCACCACCATGGTGCCGTCGTCGAGGTAGGCGACGCCCTGGTTGTACTCCTTGCCTTCCTTGAGCACAAAGACGCGCATGATCTCGCCCGGTAGCACCACCGGCTTGAGCGCATTGGCCAGCTCGTTGATGTTGAGCACCGCGACGCCGCGCAGTTGCGCCACCTTGTTGAGGTTGAAATCGTTGGTGACGATCTTGCCTTCGATCTGCTTGGCCAGCTCGATCAGCTTATGATCGACTTCGCGGACGTCGGGGAAGTCGGCTTCGCTGATGACAATCTCGTAGCTGCCTTTTTTCTTTTGCAGGCGTTGCAGGATGTCGAGGCCGCGCCGCCCGCGATTGCGCTTGATCGAGTCGGCGCTATCGGCGATCTGTTGCAGCTCGCGCAGGACGAATTGCGGGATGACCAGGGTGCCGGCCAGAAAGCCGGTTTCGGCAATGTCGGCCACACGGCCATCGATGATGACCGAGGTGTCGAGTATTAATGAATGGGCTTTGCTGCTGCCCTTCTCTACGAAAATGCCTCCGAGCGCGGAAAGATCGAGATAATCTCCTTTGACTGCGCCTACCATTAATCCTACATAACCTGTGAGGAGCGTCAGCGTGAGTGTGAGAAAAGATTTGAAGGCCGGCGAGAGCATTTCGGCCTGCTGCGCCGAGATGATCCAGGCGATCAAGGTGGCGGCAAGGATGCCGAGCACCGAGCCGACCGCCGCGCCAATCAAGGTCTTCAGCGACGCTTTGCGGATGCGGGTTTCAAAGAAGATAATCAATACCGCAAGCGCACCACCGACCGCCGCCGAAAGCCATGCCTTACCGTCTATGGGCTTGAGATAGTATCCTGCACTCACGAGCGCCGCGAAAAAGACGAAACGAATGAGACTAATATCGAAGCGCATAAAACCTCCGTTCGTCTTATCTACCGCTCGAGCCGTTCCTGCTGACGACGCTGCGAATAGTTAAGCTGGGTTGTGAAAGATCAAGTCGCGGGGTTGGCCGCGATGCCGACCGCTCAGCCGATGCACCTCGCCGCGCCGGACGCTCAGGATAAAGCGAAGGGATGAAGCAACCTGTTCGTCAGCGTTTGAAGGTAGCCCGAAAGCGCCAGGCAAGACCCGCTTCGGGCGGCGTGCGTCGGCCAGGCGATAAAGAATGAGGAGCTTGGCCAAGCGTGCGACCCGTGCTGCTGCCGGTCGGGCCGGAGCAGCGCTCCGACCGCGTTCATTATAGCTGAACTCTATAAATATGCTACCGAAAACAGGAAGTCAGGAGTCAGGAGTCAGAAGTCAGAAGAGGGAGCAGAAAGCCGCTGATGAAGAATAGAAAGCCAAATAGATGCGGAGGCGCGGTACGCCGACTCCTGTTTCCCTTCTGACTTCTGACTCCTGACCCCTGACTTCTTCTCCGTTACAGGAATCGTCACCCGATGACTGACAAATTTCGTAAGCGCAAGTTGAGACGGGCAAGCCGCGTTGTTATAAATCGAGCATTTACGGCTACCTGAGCGGGCCGTAACCCGTGGCACGAGCATTGCCAATGTGTACGGCGTAGCTTAAAGAAGTTACGCGGTGGCCGAGGCAACGGGGGCTGCGTCGGTCACCGCAAAACTGAAAGAAGCGACAGACAGACAAAACAACGAAGCTGAAGGGAATGGGGCAACGGGGGCTGCGTCATTCCCTTCGGCGTATTTCTGCGGCCATCAAAACAGCGCTTCGAGCGCATCACCCACGTCGCGCACGCCGATCACTTCAATCGCATCATCATATTCAAGCCCCGTGAGGTTGCCTTGCGGAATGACACAGCGGCGAAAGCCCATCGCATAGGCTTCGCGGACGCGCACCGCCGCCTGGCTCGTCGCGCGCACTTCGCCCGCCAGCCCGACTTCGCCGAAGACCGCCGAGCGTTCCTCTATCGGCACATTTCGAAAGCTCGACGCAATCGCCGCGACGATGCCTAAATCTGCCGCCGGCTCGTCAATCGCCATGCCGCCGGCGACGTTCACGAAGACATCGTCGGCCAGGACATGCATGCCGATGCGCTTCTCCATCATCGCCATCAGCAAAGCGACGCGTTGTGAATCGACGCCCTGCGTCATGCGCCGCGCCGTGCCATACTTGTTCGAGGTCACCAGCGCCTGAATCTCGACCAGCATCGGCCGCGTCCCTTCCATGCAGGCGGTGACGACCGAGCCCGACACGCCGACGGGCCGTTCGCTCAGGAACAACCCCGAAGGATTGGTCACCGGCACCAGGCCGCGCCCGGTCATCTCGAACACGCCGATTTCGTTAGCCGCGCCGAAGCGATTCTTGACGGCGCGAATGATGCGGTGGTTGTGGTGGCGCTCGCCTTCAAAGTAGAGCACCGTGTCGACGATGTGTTCGAGCGCCTTGGGGCCGGCGATCATGCCTTCTTTGGTGACGTGGCCGATCAAGAAGACCGGCAGCGTGCGGTTCTTCGCGAGCATCAGAAACTGCCCGGCGACTTCGCGCACCTGCGAAACGGAGCCGGGCGCGCTTTCGAGCTTCGACGAAAAGACCGTCTGCACCGAATCAACGACGATGGCTTGCGGGTCGAGCGCGTCAATCTCTGCGAAGATGCGCTCAAGGTTGGTCTCCGCCAACAGGTAAAGCCCCCGCGGGTTGATGCCCAGGCGCTCGCCGCGCAACTTGATCTGCCGCTCGCTCTCTTCGCCGGAAATATAAAGCACCTTGCCATAAGCCTGCGAGAGCTTGTCCGAGACTTCGAGCAGCAGGGTGGATTTGCCGATGCCGGGATCGCCGCCGATCAGCACCAGTGAGCCGGGGACGATGCCGCCGCCTAAGACGCGGTCGAACTCGTTGATGCCCGACGATTGGCGCGCGTCGTCCTGACTCTCGATCTCTTGATAAGCGAGCGGCGTCACGGCGCGCATGCGAAAGAGGCCGCCGCGCGGCGACGATTCGGGGCTTGCCGACGCCGGCTTTTCTTCGACGAGCGAGTTCCATTCGCCGCAATCGGGGCACTTGCCGAGCCAGCGCGGCTGTTGCGCGCCACACTGCTGACAGACATAGACGACTCGCGGGCCTTTCAGCTTTGCCATGCTTCCTTCTTCGTTCCTATGGATTCGCGGGGGTTCTATTCCTAAGTATGCGCGATGGCCATTCGCGCAAGCAAGTTGAGCTTTGCCGCAAGAATCGCGGCGCACGCCATTCCCCCTAAAGATGCCCCGAAAATGCCGACTTCGGGGTACTGGTATCGCGCGATTCAGCGATGGTATAATTTAAGGTCGGAAGATCGCTCCAATTCAGAAGGAAACCCAACAGAATGATTATCAAAGGATTGAGCAGAATGGTAGCGGCTCTGGTGCTCGCCTGTGCTTTCGCGCCCCTGGCGCGGGCGCAGGAGCAGAGCTCGCCGATTGACATCACACACTACAAGATCAACGCCGAGTTGTTGCCCGATTCGCACACCTTGAAAGCCACCGCCACCGTCACCATGAAGGCGCTGAAGCAGACGCAATCCGCGGTGCTTGAGATGAACGGCTCGCTGACGGTCACCGCGGTCAAGGCGCAGGATGGCAAGACGGCGCTGCAATTCATTCAGGACAAGGTCAACGAGCTGAACGTCAAGGTGAACCTCGGCAAACTCTACGAAGCTAACTCGGACATCACGTTGACGTTTGAATATTCAGGGCCGCTGGCGACCCCCGAAGGCGGGCCGCTGCCGGACACGCGGCTGGCCTATGTCGGGCCTGAGCAGGCTTACCTGTTTTACGCGGCGCGCTGGTTCCCTTTTCACGGCTATGCCGCCGACCGCGCCACTTCTGATATCAGCATCACCGTCCCGAAAACCTGGACGGTCGCCGGCCACAGCAGCAACCCTGTGACGGCGACGACAGGCAAAGACGGTCGCCCGACCTTCACCTTTGTCGAGACCCAGCCGGTGCTGCCCGGTTCGTTTGCCGCCGGTCAATTCATCACGCGGACGATCAACGCCGGCGGCATGCAGATCGATGTTTTCGTGTTGCCCGGCAGCGAGACTCGCGCCCAGGAGTTCGGCCAGGAGGTCGCGCAGATTCTCCAGTTCTATAACACGCGCTTCGGCCCTTACGCCTACGGCACGCGCTATGTCGTCGCCCAGGTGGATGACGAAACCCTCGACACTTACAGCGCCGCCGGCATCACCTTCCTGCCGCACAAGACGCTGGCCTCGGATAAGGCTTTGCCGGTAGATCAACTGGCGCGCGAAGTCGCTTATCAATGGTGGGGGCAGGCGGTCGGCCTGAAGAACTTTGACGACGCATGGCTGTCGCAAGGG
This genomic interval carries:
- the ispD gene encoding 2-C-methyl-D-erythritol 4-phosphate cytidylyltransferase, which gives rise to MSDRRLNIAVIPAAGIGARMQADRAKQMMELRGVPLLVHTLRRFEACDAVHQVILVLQPNLTSDVLALISRHNLKKIARVVGGGAERQDSVYRGLQVINAETAGVVAVHDAVRPFVRPEEIRQVIERAEASGAALLALAATDTIKQVHRGRVQRTLDRKRIYHAQTPQAFRYEVIKSAYDRAYAEGYTATDDAQLVERAGHRVTVVEGSPINIKITRPFDLRVAEAIQEEFFG
- a CDS encoding PIN domain-containing protein, coding for MRFDISLIRFVFFAALVSAGYYLKPIDGKAWLSAAVGGALAVLIIFFETRIRKASLKTLIGAAVGSVLGILAATLIAWIISAQQAEMLSPAFKSFLTLTLTLLTGYVGLMVGAVKGDYLDLSALGGIFVEKGSSKAHSLILDTSVIIDGRVADIAETGFLAGTLVIPQFVLRELQQIADSADSIKRNRGRRGLDILQRLQKKKGSYEIVISEADFPDVREVDHKLIELAKQIEGKIVTNDFNLNKVAQLRGVAVLNINELANALKPVVLPGEIMRVFVLKEGKEYNQGVAYLDDGTMVVVDNARRMIGKNIDVSVTSVLQTTAGKMIFGRFNDDGRPAPAPRHTSTATQ
- the radA gene encoding DNA repair protein RadA, whose protein sequence is MAKLKGPRVVYVCQQCGAQQPRWLGKCPDCGEWNSLVEEKPASASPESSPRGGLFRMRAVTPLAYQEIESQDDARQSSGINEFDRVLGGGIVPGSLVLIGGDPGIGKSTLLLEVSDKLSQAYGKVLYISGEESERQIKLRGERLGINPRGLYLLAETNLERIFAEIDALDPQAIVVDSVQTVFSSKLESAPGSVSQVREVAGQFLMLAKNRTLPVFLIGHVTKEGMIAGPKALEHIVDTVLYFEGERHHNHRIIRAVKNRFGAANEIGVFEMTGRGLVPVTNPSGLFLSERPVGVSGSVVTACMEGTRPMLVEIQALVTSNKYGTARRMTQGVDSQRVALLMAMMEKRIGMHVLADDVFVNVAGGMAIDEPAADLGIVAAIASSFRNVPIEERSAVFGEVGLAGEVRATSQAAVRVREAYAMGFRRCVIPQGNLTGLEYDDAIEVIGVRDVGDALEALF